Proteins encoded together in one Dermacentor variabilis isolate Ectoservices chromosome 2, ASM5094787v1, whole genome shotgun sequence window:
- the LOC142571805 gene encoding monocarboxylate transporter 13-like isoform X2: MTLPDSRACWPVAISAAIYVFVAMMLIKSESVIYIGFMDMLKVNRQDASWPLTVAIIMSQLAGPVYGILGMWMSERAMLVCGALLCALPVMMCSLANSLAVVVLLYGVIYGLGVACEEVLPFTVVARHFVRYRGTAMSLLFVVTAISGFVSPLITEALRQALDFRVALLVLGALQLNMLFGCIFVNRVPPSREPDCDQDDDQSTQPVTTRMRRSSFQTASFAHSCSKDLVTSFATCAEPAPGDQQSAESKPLLAKNRGAGSRLKRKLRSLFTVAFAHISASRAVSVLVLASFLLTAVDFGKDNGLAGYEAVALVTAVALGDLVSRIGTGLLLDFKLMSADCLMMWGFGVQAAALATTALVKQYWLLLVSCFIVGVSGGGRIFASTVMVSERVDQDSLSLSLGVMNFIAGVVCLARPPLIGYVRDVLGCYDPLYIAFAIANAIFTVTWAASLSWEMRRRSIDDRQGAIPSAQERQPVED; the protein is encoded by the exons ATGACGCTGCCGGATTCTCGGGCCTGTTGGCCCGTGGCCATCTCTGCGGCCATCTACGTGTTCGTGGCAATGATGCTAATCAAGTCCGAGTCTGTCATCTACATTGGCTTTATGGACATGCTGAAGGTTAACAGACAGGACGCCTCCTGGCCCCTTACCGTGGCTATCATCATGTCACAGTTGGCAG GCCCCGTGTACGGCATACTGGGCATGTGGATGTCCGAGCGTGCCATGCTGGTGTGCGGCGCCCTGCTGTGCGCGTTGCCGGTGATGATGTGCTCGCTGGCCAATAGCCTCGCAGTCGTCGTCTTGCTGTACGGCGTGATTTACG GCCTTGGCGTGGCGTGTGAAGAAGTGCTCCCCTTCACCGTGGTGGCCCGCCATTTCGTGAGGTATCGGGGCACCGCCATGAGCTTGCTCTTCGTCGTGACAGCGATATCGGGCTTCGTGTCCCCTCTCATCACTGAGGCCTTGCGCCAGGCGCTTGATTTCCGGGTCGCTCTCCTGGTGCTCGGGGCCCTGCAGCTCAACATGCTGTTCGGCTGCATCTTCGTCAACCGTGTGCCGCCATCCCGAGAGCCCGACTGCGACCAGGATGACGACCAGAGCACGCAGCCCGTCACCACCCGAATGCGCAGGAGCAGCTTTCAGACTGCGTCGTTCGCGCATTCCTGCTCCAAGGACCTCGTCACTTCTTTTGCTACCTGCGCCGA ACCAGCCCCTGGCGATCAGCAGTCGGCCGAGTCGAAGCCTTTGCTTGCAAAGAATCGCGGAGCCGGCAGTCGACTCAAGCGCAAACTTCGGTCGCTGTTTACTGTAGCGTTCGCACACATCAGTGCCTCCCGCGCTGTCTCCGTGCTCGTGCTGGCGTCGTTCCTGCTAACTGCCGTCGACTTCGGCAAGGACAACGGACTGGCGGGCTACGAGGCCGTCGCCCTCGTCACCGCTGTCGCGCTCGGCGACCTGGTGTCCCGCATTGGCACGGGCCTCCTGCTGGATTTCAAG TTGATGAGCGCAGACTGCCTGATGATGTGGGGATTCGGCGTCCAGGCCGCGGCGCTGGCCACCACTGCGCTGGTCAAGCAGTACTGGCTCTTACTGGTCAGCTGCTTCATAGTAGGCGTGTCCGGTGGCGGTCGCATCTTCGCCAGCACCGTCATGGTCTCCGAACGGGTCGACCAGGATTCGCTGTCTCTCAGTCTTGGGGTCATGAACTTTATCGCGGGTGTCGTGTGCCTCGCGAGGCCACCACTCATCG GTTACGTGCGAGACGTGCTCGGTTGCTACGACCCGCTGTACATCGCTTTCGCCATCGCCAACGCCATCTTCACAGTCACCTGGGCGGCCAGCCTGTCCTGGGAGATGCGCCGCCGCAGTATTGACGACAGACAGGGCGCCATCCCGTCAG CGCAAGAAAGGCAACCTGTGGAAGACTGA
- the LOC142571805 gene encoding monocarboxylate transporter 13-like isoform X1 produces MTLPDSRACWPVAISAAIYVFVAMMLIKSESVIYIGFMDMLKVNRQDASWPLTVAIIMSQLAGPVYGILGMWMSERAMLVCGALLCALPVMMCSLANSLAVVVLLYGVIYGLGVACEEVLPFTVVARHFVRYRGTAMSLLFVVTAISGFVSPLITEALRQALDFRVALLVLGALQLNMLFGCIFVNRVPPSREPDCDQDDDQSTQPVTTRMRRSSFQTASFAHSCSKDLVTSFATCAEPAPGDQQSAESKPLLAKNRGAGSRLKRKLRSLFTVAFAHISASRAVSVLVLASFLLTAVDFGKDNGLAGYEAVALVTAVALGDLVSRIGTGLLLDFKLMSADCLMMWGFGVQAAALATTALVKQYWLLLVSCFIVGVSGGGRIFASTVMVSERVDQDSLSLSLGVMNFIAGVVCLARPPLIGYVRDVLGCYDPLYIAFAIANAIFTVTWAASLSWEMRRRSIDDRQGAIPSGAAGTPPPSPVGP; encoded by the exons ATGACGCTGCCGGATTCTCGGGCCTGTTGGCCCGTGGCCATCTCTGCGGCCATCTACGTGTTCGTGGCAATGATGCTAATCAAGTCCGAGTCTGTCATCTACATTGGCTTTATGGACATGCTGAAGGTTAACAGACAGGACGCCTCCTGGCCCCTTACCGTGGCTATCATCATGTCACAGTTGGCAG GCCCCGTGTACGGCATACTGGGCATGTGGATGTCCGAGCGTGCCATGCTGGTGTGCGGCGCCCTGCTGTGCGCGTTGCCGGTGATGATGTGCTCGCTGGCCAATAGCCTCGCAGTCGTCGTCTTGCTGTACGGCGTGATTTACG GCCTTGGCGTGGCGTGTGAAGAAGTGCTCCCCTTCACCGTGGTGGCCCGCCATTTCGTGAGGTATCGGGGCACCGCCATGAGCTTGCTCTTCGTCGTGACAGCGATATCGGGCTTCGTGTCCCCTCTCATCACTGAGGCCTTGCGCCAGGCGCTTGATTTCCGGGTCGCTCTCCTGGTGCTCGGGGCCCTGCAGCTCAACATGCTGTTCGGCTGCATCTTCGTCAACCGTGTGCCGCCATCCCGAGAGCCCGACTGCGACCAGGATGACGACCAGAGCACGCAGCCCGTCACCACCCGAATGCGCAGGAGCAGCTTTCAGACTGCGTCGTTCGCGCATTCCTGCTCCAAGGACCTCGTCACTTCTTTTGCTACCTGCGCCGA ACCAGCCCCTGGCGATCAGCAGTCGGCCGAGTCGAAGCCTTTGCTTGCAAAGAATCGCGGAGCCGGCAGTCGACTCAAGCGCAAACTTCGGTCGCTGTTTACTGTAGCGTTCGCACACATCAGTGCCTCCCGCGCTGTCTCCGTGCTCGTGCTGGCGTCGTTCCTGCTAACTGCCGTCGACTTCGGCAAGGACAACGGACTGGCGGGCTACGAGGCCGTCGCCCTCGTCACCGCTGTCGCGCTCGGCGACCTGGTGTCCCGCATTGGCACGGGCCTCCTGCTGGATTTCAAG TTGATGAGCGCAGACTGCCTGATGATGTGGGGATTCGGCGTCCAGGCCGCGGCGCTGGCCACCACTGCGCTGGTCAAGCAGTACTGGCTCTTACTGGTCAGCTGCTTCATAGTAGGCGTGTCCGGTGGCGGTCGCATCTTCGCCAGCACCGTCATGGTCTCCGAACGGGTCGACCAGGATTCGCTGTCTCTCAGTCTTGGGGTCATGAACTTTATCGCGGGTGTCGTGTGCCTCGCGAGGCCACCACTCATCG GTTACGTGCGAGACGTGCTCGGTTGCTACGACCCGCTGTACATCGCTTTCGCCATCGCCAACGCCATCTTCACAGTCACCTGGGCGGCCAGCCTGTCCTGGGAGATGCGCCGCCGCAGTATTGACGACAGACAGGGCGCCATCCCGTCAG